Genomic segment of Candidatus Binatia bacterium:
CTGCTGGCGCACGAGAGGTTCGAAGAGCCAGAGGTTGGCGAGCGCTACCCGGAGTACGCCGTGAGTTTCGGGAGCGATCGACGTAAGAAAGGCGCGTGCCGAAGGGACGAGCCGCGTGGGCCACGGTTGATCGTCGAGTCGGACCAGGGCGTGCGCCAGCAGGGCTACGGGATTGTCACGCGCCGGGGATGAGGAGTGGGTCGGGCCGGGGTTTGGTGCCGAGAGCTCGACGTAAGCCGCACCCTTCTCGGCAATACCGATCACCGCCACTGGCCGGGCCACGCCCGGCACGGCCCCTTCGAGAACGAAGCCGGCTTCGTCGAGCACGAAGTCGAGCCGCACGCCGCGTTCCGCGAGTCGCGCGGCGATGCGGCCAGCGCCGTCGGCGCCGTTCGCCTCTTCGTCGTGGCCGAAGGCCAGAAGCAGCGTGCGTTGCGGGACGAAGCCCTCGCCGAGCAGGCGCTCGCAGGCCTCGAGAATACCCACCACACCGACCTTGTCGTCGATGGCGCCACGTCCCCAGACGAAGCCGTCGCTGACCACACCGGCAAACGGCGGATGCGTCCACCCGGCGCCGGGGCCCTCGTCTGCGGGGACGACGTCCTGGTGCGACAGCAGCGCCGCCGGCGCAAGGGCGGCGCGCTTTCCGCGCCAGGTGAAAAGGAGACTGCGCCCGCCAATGACTTCGCGCTCGAACTGGGCGTGGACGCGCGGGAAGCGCTGTGCCAGCCACTGATGAAAAGCTCTCCATTCCGCATCGGCATCGAGTTTGGGCACCGGCACGGACACGGTGCGAAAGCGAATCGCCTCGGCGAGACGAGCGGCGAGAGCGTCCGCTTCCACATCGATACGCACGGCCGGCGGCGGCGTCGCCGGAGCCGGTAATCGTGCTGTCCGGTAAGCGACCAGCGCAACGATGCCGGCGGCGGGGAGCAGAACGGCGGCGAGGACGCGGCGAACGACACGGAGACGGGTCTTTGGCATCGGAGCAATCCTCATTTCGATGTTTCTGGCACACTAGCGCACTAGATTAGTATGTCAAGCTCGGCTATGCTGTGGCCCATGTCGACGACCGATCTCGATACTGTTGCCGTCGTATTCGCTGCCCTCGGGCACCCGGGCCGGTTGGCGATCCTGCGCGCGCTCCTGCGTGCGCACCCGCAGGGCCTCGTCGTCAGCGAAGTCCAGGAACTGGTATCCATGCCCGGTTCGACGCTGTCGCATCACCTCGATGCCCTGCGCCACGCCGGAGTCGTCGAGTCGACGCGCGAGGCGCAGCGCATTCGCTACCGGGCCAGGGTCGCTAACCTGCGGGCGGTGGCGGAGTTTCTGTCGACGCAGTGTTGTGCGAACGACGAAGGGGCCGAGCCGGAGGCGCCGGCGCCACGCAGCCCGGGCGGGCAGAGTCGCCGCGCGAGCCGGTGAAGCGGGCGTTGCAACGGCCGGTCCACGGCGAGCCGCCGTGCGCCTTGCGGGCAAGGCCCGGCTGTGGTCAGGTGCGCCGCGGCGAAAGACCCGTTCCGGAGGACCTCATGAGCGTGGAGATCAACGGCATTGCGCACATCCAACTGACCGCCCAGGACCCCGACCGCTGCGTGCCGTTCTGGGAGCAGCTCTGTCAGTTCATGGGCATGCGTACGCTGATTCGGGCCGACGACATCGTGTACTGCATCGGAGGCCGCACCGGGGTGCTGGTCCGCGGCGCCCCACCCGCGAAGCGCGATGTACCGTTCGATCAGGAACGACCCGGGCTTCATCACATCTGCTTCCGGGCCCGCAGCCGCGAGGATGTCGACGCCATTCACGGGTTCGCCGTCGAGACCCTCCACGCCCGCGTCGTGCACCCGCCCGAGGAGGGGGCATGGGCTCCGGGGTACTACTCGGTGCTGTTCGAAGACCCGGACGGCATTCGCATCGAGGTGAATCACGTGCCCGGCAGGGGGCACTTCGGGGACAGCGGGCGCCTCGGGCCCGGCGGGGCCGGGCCGGCCACGGAGTACGGCAGCGGCGGGCTCGGGGGTTGAGTCTTCCCCTACCTACCGGACCGGAAGGTGCGCTGTGCGAACAGAGCGAGGGCAGCCAGCATGAAGACCGCGAGGCCCGCGAGGCAGAGCCAGGTAAACCAGTGAACGACGCCCAGAAGGGCCATGACGAACACCAGGTAGGCGTAGTCCCGCCCGGTGAAAACGGTGAGCACCGCCGCGAGACGTGAGCCGCCGGCGGTAGCCCCCGGGCGGAAGAACAGGAAGTAAATCGGCACAGTCGTCGCCGCCGCGGCGACGAGGTTGAACGCCGACGCCCATAGATAGACGGGACTCCCGTGGGCGAGGCCATAGCCTGCGCCGGTGGCGAACAGTGCGGAGGCGTTGACGACGTTGTCGAGCCAGAAGTCGAGCTTACGGCCGAGATTTGATTCGAGGAACTTGAGGCGCGCGATTTCGCCGTCGACACCGTCGATGATGGTCGCCAGCAGTACGAGAAAGGCCCCGACCACCTGCGGACCGTACGTGCCCGCGAGCAGCAAGGCGACGCCGGTCAGGCCGACGAGAGTGCTGAGGAGGGTGATCCGATTCGGGGTGATGTCGCCGTGCATCAACCGTCCGGTGAGCCAGTGAGAAATGTGGCGGTCGAAGTGGCGGGCGATGAAAGTGTCGGACGGTTTCGTCGTTGCCGCGAGTAGCGCCGCTTCGGCCCTGCGAACACTTTCGGCGGTGGTAGTTGGTACGAACAGGCCGCTGCCGTCGGGATCGTAATCGACGACCGAGGCTTGCACGTCCGCAGGCAGCCTGGCGGTCCCGCCGTCGATCGCCGCCCGCAAGGCGGGGGCATGGTTCGTGTCGGCGTACCACAGGGCCGCGTTCCCGTCAGGGTCGGCGCCGACCCGAACCACGCGTCCGACGCCGGCGGTCCGGATTGCCGCCACCAGCGGCTTGTCGATTGTTGCCGGGGCGCGGAGGACGAACAGACCCGCCGAGGGGACGGCGTCGGCGTTGTCCACCCACACCGGGGGCGGCACTCCTTCGCGCCGGGCCAAAGCAGCCGGGAGGTCCGGGACCGTCGCCTCCGAGCAAGCGGGGGTGCGCAGGACATAAACGCGCATGCCGCTGCGGGCGAAGACGCACACGCCGCGCAGCAGCAACGACAGGCCGCCGACGCGGGTGCGCACGAAGGCGGAGTCGTGCGGAATTATCAGGGCGACCGGCGGATTCATCGGCGATCCGCAGGCGTTTACCAGTCCGCGATAAGGTTGGCGAGCACCCCCGGGCGAACCCATGGGCGGGTTACCTGCCATTCGCGGCTGCTTCTTGTCTCAATGCCTTGTTCCGTGCTCCAAGCGGGTGATGGAGCTGACATGGATAGATCGATGCATTCGATGATCGCCAGGGTGCGAGGTGCCGTGGCGGCAGCGGTGT
This window contains:
- a CDS encoding M20/M25/M40 family metallo-hydrolase, encoding MPKTRLRVVRRVLAAVLLPAAGIVALVAYRTARLPAPATPPPAVRIDVEADALAARLAEAIRFRTVSVPVPKLDADAEWRAFHQWLAQRFPRVHAQFEREVIGGRSLLFTWRGKRAALAPAALLSHQDVVPADEGPGAGWTHPPFAGVVSDGFVWGRGAIDDKVGVVGILEACERLLGEGFVPQRTLLLAFGHDEEANGADGAGRIAARLAERGVRLDFVLDEAGFVLEGAVPGVARPVAVIGIAEKGAAYVELSAPNPGPTHSSSPARDNPVALLAHALVRLDDQPWPTRLVPSARAFLTSIAPETHGVLRVALANLWLFEPLVRQQLAASAASNAMVRTTVVGTRLEGGIKDSAIPNVARGVVSVRILPGDTVASSLERLRNVIADERIDIKVLRAREPSPTSPTDSTAFALVGQTVQEVFPDAAVAPVLTTGGTDARFYTGLTPNVFRFTPVRGAVSELGRAHGADERIAVSAYADAVRFYLRLIRNATARAE
- a CDS encoding metalloregulator ArsR/SmtB family transcription factor, with product MSTTDLDTVAVVFAALGHPGRLAILRALLRAHPQGLVVSEVQELVSMPGSTLSHHLDALRHAGVVESTREAQRIRYRARVANLRAVAEFLSTQCCANDEGAEPEAPAPRSPGGQSRRASR
- a CDS encoding VOC family protein encodes the protein MSVEINGIAHIQLTAQDPDRCVPFWEQLCQFMGMRTLIRADDIVYCIGGRTGVLVRGAPPAKRDVPFDQERPGLHHICFRARSREDVDAIHGFAVETLHARVVHPPEEGAWAPGYYSVLFEDPDGIRIEVNHVPGRGHFGDSGRLGPGGAGPATEYGSGGLGG
- a CDS encoding CDP-alcohol phosphatidyltransferase family protein gives rise to the protein MNPPVALIIPHDSAFVRTRVGGLSLLLRGVCVFARSGMRVYVLRTPACSEATVPDLPAALARREGVPPPVWVDNADAVPSAGLFVLRAPATIDKPLVAAIRTAGVGRVVRVGADPDGNAALWYADTNHAPALRAAIDGGTARLPADVQASVVDYDPDGSGLFVPTTTAESVRRAEAALLAATTKPSDTFIARHFDRHISHWLTGRLMHGDITPNRITLLSTLVGLTGVALLLAGTYGPQVVGAFLVLLATIIDGVDGEIARLKFLESNLGRKLDFWLDNVVNASALFATGAGYGLAHGSPVYLWASAFNLVAAAATTVPIYFLFFRPGATAGGSRLAAVLTVFTGRDYAYLVFVMALLGVVHWFTWLCLAGLAVFMLAALALFAQRTFRSGR